The following proteins come from a genomic window of Alosa sapidissima isolate fAloSap1 chromosome 20, fAloSap1.pri, whole genome shotgun sequence:
- the hrh2a gene encoding histamine receptor H2a isoform X4 — protein MLTLILLGTVLALLIVLTVCGNVLVCLAVCTTRRLRCVTNCFIVSLAVTDLLLGALVLPFSALLEVRQGAWPLGAAFCNVYVSLDVMLSTASILNLLAISMDRYLAVTAPLRYAALLRPARVGVALALIWLVSVCLSFVPIHMGWNTRDGTVQNVGAADADADAASAGTCKFDLNATYAVVDALFTFYLPLLAMCWSYCRVFRIARAQARRIVATRRAGGCSSTPAGHWGVLAVAVRENKATVTLAVVVGAFIVCWTPYFTYFTVMGLLQKDMRDTAYSVVLWLGYTNSALNPFLYAALNRDFRSAYGRLLHCPRLKPVQLDSNVGAGEERSWEDGPVTGLKHCFSRAGSVPGAMVMMQNLNGSDGPSLGNGNPLMMDTEVTDGNNTLRHL, from the exons ATGCTAACCCTCATCCTGCTGGGCACAGTCCTGGCCCTGCTCATTGTGCTGACCGTGTGCGGCAACGTGCTGGTGTGCCTGGCCGTGTGCACCACGCGCCGCCTCCGCTGCGTCACCAACTGCTTCATCGTCTCGCTGGCCGTCACCGACCTGCTGCTGGGCGCGCTGGTGCTCCCGTTCTCCGCGCTGCTGGAGGTGCGTCAGGGCGCCTGGCCGCTGGGCGCCGCCTTCTGCAATGTCTACGTCTCGCTGGACGTCATGCTGAGCACGGCGTCCATCCTCAACCTGCTGGCCATCAGCATGGACCGCTACCTGGCCGTGACGGCGCCGCTGCGCTACGCGGCTCTCCTGAGGCCGGCGCGCGTCGGCGTGGCGCTGGCCCTCATCTGGCTGGTCTCCGTGTGCCTCTCCTTCGTGCCCATCCACATGGGCTGGAACACGAGGGACGGCACCGTCCAGAACGTGGGCGCGGCGGACGCCGACGCCGACGCCGCGAGCGCCGGCACGTGCAAGTTCGACCTGAACGCCACGTACGCCGTGGTGGACGCGCTGTTCACCTTCTACCTGCCGCTGCTGGCCATGTGCTGGAGCTACTGCCGCGTGTTCCGCATCGCGCGGGCGCAGGCGCGCCGCATAGTGGCCACGCGACGCGCTGGAGGCTGCAGCAGTACGCCGGCCGGCCACTGGGGGGTGCTGGCGGTGGCCGTGCGCGAGAACAAGGCCACGGTGACgctggcggtggtggtgggcgCGTTCATCGTCTGCTGGACGCCGTACTTCACCTACTTCACCGTCATGGGCCTGCTGCAGAAGGACATGCGCGACACGGCCTACTCGGTGGTGCTGTGGCTCGGCTACACCAACTCGGCGCTCAACCCCTTCCTGTACGCAGCGCTCAACCGAGACTTCCGCTCGGCCTACGGGCGGCTTCTGCACTGCCCGAGGCTCAAGCCCGTGCAGCTGGACTCGAACGtgggagcaggagaggagagaagctgggagGATGGGCCAGTGACTGGACTCAAGCATTGCTTCAGCAGGGCAGGATCCGTGCCCGGAGCTATGGTCATGATGCAGAATTTGAATGGGAGCGACGGGCCATCCCTGGGTAATGGCAATCCACTGATGATGGACACAGAGGTCACTGACGGCAATAACACATTAAG ACACCTGTAG
- the hrh2a gene encoding histamine receptor H2a isoform X1, with amino-acid sequence MLTLILLGTVLALLIVLTVCGNVLVCLAVCTTRRLRCVTNCFIVSLAVTDLLLGALVLPFSALLEVRQGAWPLGAAFCNVYVSLDVMLSTASILNLLAISMDRYLAVTAPLRYAALLRPARVGVALALIWLVSVCLSFVPIHMGWNTRDGTVQNVGAADADADAASAGTCKFDLNATYAVVDALFTFYLPLLAMCWSYCRVFRIARAQARRIVATRRAGGCSSTPAGHWGVLAVAVRENKATVTLAVVVGAFIVCWTPYFTYFTVMGLLQKDMRDTAYSVVLWLGYTNSALNPFLYAALNRDFRSAYGRLLHCPRLKPVQLDSNVGAGEERSWEDGPVTGLKHCFSRAGSVPGAMVMMQNLNGSDGPSLGNGNPLMMDTEVTDGNNTLSLTSGHWTRSTSSPGHPEGDTKQDKCLRWLAVFSEPPQGQRG; translated from the exons ATGCTAACCCTCATCCTGCTGGGCACAGTCCTGGCCCTGCTCATTGTGCTGACCGTGTGCGGCAACGTGCTGGTGTGCCTGGCCGTGTGCACCACGCGCCGCCTCCGCTGCGTCACCAACTGCTTCATCGTCTCGCTGGCCGTCACCGACCTGCTGCTGGGCGCGCTGGTGCTCCCGTTCTCCGCGCTGCTGGAGGTGCGTCAGGGCGCCTGGCCGCTGGGCGCCGCCTTCTGCAATGTCTACGTCTCGCTGGACGTCATGCTGAGCACGGCGTCCATCCTCAACCTGCTGGCCATCAGCATGGACCGCTACCTGGCCGTGACGGCGCCGCTGCGCTACGCGGCTCTCCTGAGGCCGGCGCGCGTCGGCGTGGCGCTGGCCCTCATCTGGCTGGTCTCCGTGTGCCTCTCCTTCGTGCCCATCCACATGGGCTGGAACACGAGGGACGGCACCGTCCAGAACGTGGGCGCGGCGGACGCCGACGCCGACGCCGCGAGCGCCGGCACGTGCAAGTTCGACCTGAACGCCACGTACGCCGTGGTGGACGCGCTGTTCACCTTCTACCTGCCGCTGCTGGCCATGTGCTGGAGCTACTGCCGCGTGTTCCGCATCGCGCGGGCGCAGGCGCGCCGCATAGTGGCCACGCGACGCGCTGGAGGCTGCAGCAGTACGCCGGCCGGCCACTGGGGGGTGCTGGCGGTGGCCGTGCGCGAGAACAAGGCCACGGTGACgctggcggtggtggtgggcgCGTTCATCGTCTGCTGGACGCCGTACTTCACCTACTTCACCGTCATGGGCCTGCTGCAGAAGGACATGCGCGACACGGCCTACTCGGTGGTGCTGTGGCTCGGCTACACCAACTCGGCGCTCAACCCCTTCCTGTACGCAGCGCTCAACCGAGACTTCCGCTCGGCCTACGGGCGGCTTCTGCACTGCCCGAGGCTCAAGCCCGTGCAGCTGGACTCGAACGtgggagcaggagaggagagaagctgggagGATGGGCCAGTGACTGGACTCAAGCATTGCTTCAGCAGGGCAGGATCCGTGCCCGGAGCTATGGTCATGATGCAGAATTTGAATGGGAGCGACGGGCCATCCCTGGGTAATGGCAATCCACTGATGATGGACACAGAGGTCACTGACGGCAATAACACATTAAG CTTGACGTCCGGCCATTGGACCAGGTCCACATCTTCACCCGGCCACCCGGAGGGTGACACCAAGCAAGACAAGTGCTTGAGATGGCTGGCAG TCTTCTCAGAACCCCCACAGGGGCAGAGAGGTTGA
- the hrh2a gene encoding histamine receptor H2a isoform X3, translating into MLTLILLGTVLALLIVLTVCGNVLVCLAVCTTRRLRCVTNCFIVSLAVTDLLLGALVLPFSALLEVRQGAWPLGAAFCNVYVSLDVMLSTASILNLLAISMDRYLAVTAPLRYAALLRPARVGVALALIWLVSVCLSFVPIHMGWNTRDGTVQNVGAADADADAASAGTCKFDLNATYAVVDALFTFYLPLLAMCWSYCRVFRIARAQARRIVATRRAGGCSSTPAGHWGVLAVAVRENKATVTLAVVVGAFIVCWTPYFTYFTVMGLLQKDMRDTAYSVVLWLGYTNSALNPFLYAALNRDFRSAYGRLLHCPRLKPVQLDSNVGAGEERSWEDGPVTGLKHCFSRAGSVPGAMVMMQNLNGSDGPSLGNGNPLMMDTEVTDGNNTLSVSVLLSMTSRHL; encoded by the exons ATGCTAACCCTCATCCTGCTGGGCACAGTCCTGGCCCTGCTCATTGTGCTGACCGTGTGCGGCAACGTGCTGGTGTGCCTGGCCGTGTGCACCACGCGCCGCCTCCGCTGCGTCACCAACTGCTTCATCGTCTCGCTGGCCGTCACCGACCTGCTGCTGGGCGCGCTGGTGCTCCCGTTCTCCGCGCTGCTGGAGGTGCGTCAGGGCGCCTGGCCGCTGGGCGCCGCCTTCTGCAATGTCTACGTCTCGCTGGACGTCATGCTGAGCACGGCGTCCATCCTCAACCTGCTGGCCATCAGCATGGACCGCTACCTGGCCGTGACGGCGCCGCTGCGCTACGCGGCTCTCCTGAGGCCGGCGCGCGTCGGCGTGGCGCTGGCCCTCATCTGGCTGGTCTCCGTGTGCCTCTCCTTCGTGCCCATCCACATGGGCTGGAACACGAGGGACGGCACCGTCCAGAACGTGGGCGCGGCGGACGCCGACGCCGACGCCGCGAGCGCCGGCACGTGCAAGTTCGACCTGAACGCCACGTACGCCGTGGTGGACGCGCTGTTCACCTTCTACCTGCCGCTGCTGGCCATGTGCTGGAGCTACTGCCGCGTGTTCCGCATCGCGCGGGCGCAGGCGCGCCGCATAGTGGCCACGCGACGCGCTGGAGGCTGCAGCAGTACGCCGGCCGGCCACTGGGGGGTGCTGGCGGTGGCCGTGCGCGAGAACAAGGCCACGGTGACgctggcggtggtggtgggcgCGTTCATCGTCTGCTGGACGCCGTACTTCACCTACTTCACCGTCATGGGCCTGCTGCAGAAGGACATGCGCGACACGGCCTACTCGGTGGTGCTGTGGCTCGGCTACACCAACTCGGCGCTCAACCCCTTCCTGTACGCAGCGCTCAACCGAGACTTCCGCTCGGCCTACGGGCGGCTTCTGCACTGCCCGAGGCTCAAGCCCGTGCAGCTGGACTCGAACGtgggagcaggagaggagagaagctgggagGATGGGCCAGTGACTGGACTCAAGCATTGCTTCAGCAGGGCAGGATCCGTGCCCGGAGCTATGGTCATGATGCAGAATTTGAATGGGAGCGACGGGCCATCCCTGGGTAATGGCAATCCACTGATGATGGACACAGAGGTCACTGACGGCAATAACACATTAAG TGTATCTGTGCTGCTGTCCATGACTTCCAGACACCTGTAG
- the hrh2a gene encoding histamine receptor H2a isoform X2: protein MLTLILLGTVLALLIVLTVCGNVLVCLAVCTTRRLRCVTNCFIVSLAVTDLLLGALVLPFSALLEVRQGAWPLGAAFCNVYVSLDVMLSTASILNLLAISMDRYLAVTAPLRYAALLRPARVGVALALIWLVSVCLSFVPIHMGWNTRDGTVQNVGAADADADAASAGTCKFDLNATYAVVDALFTFYLPLLAMCWSYCRVFRIARAQARRIVATRRAGGCSSTPAGHWGVLAVAVRENKATVTLAVVVGAFIVCWTPYFTYFTVMGLLQKDMRDTAYSVVLWLGYTNSALNPFLYAALNRDFRSAYGRLLHCPRLKPVQLDSNVGAGEERSWEDGPVTGLKHCFSRAGSVPGAMVMMQNLNGSDGPSLGNGNPLMMDTEVTDGNNTLSLTSGHWTRSTSSPGHPEGDTKQDKCLRWLAEPPQGQRG, encoded by the exons ATGCTAACCCTCATCCTGCTGGGCACAGTCCTGGCCCTGCTCATTGTGCTGACCGTGTGCGGCAACGTGCTGGTGTGCCTGGCCGTGTGCACCACGCGCCGCCTCCGCTGCGTCACCAACTGCTTCATCGTCTCGCTGGCCGTCACCGACCTGCTGCTGGGCGCGCTGGTGCTCCCGTTCTCCGCGCTGCTGGAGGTGCGTCAGGGCGCCTGGCCGCTGGGCGCCGCCTTCTGCAATGTCTACGTCTCGCTGGACGTCATGCTGAGCACGGCGTCCATCCTCAACCTGCTGGCCATCAGCATGGACCGCTACCTGGCCGTGACGGCGCCGCTGCGCTACGCGGCTCTCCTGAGGCCGGCGCGCGTCGGCGTGGCGCTGGCCCTCATCTGGCTGGTCTCCGTGTGCCTCTCCTTCGTGCCCATCCACATGGGCTGGAACACGAGGGACGGCACCGTCCAGAACGTGGGCGCGGCGGACGCCGACGCCGACGCCGCGAGCGCCGGCACGTGCAAGTTCGACCTGAACGCCACGTACGCCGTGGTGGACGCGCTGTTCACCTTCTACCTGCCGCTGCTGGCCATGTGCTGGAGCTACTGCCGCGTGTTCCGCATCGCGCGGGCGCAGGCGCGCCGCATAGTGGCCACGCGACGCGCTGGAGGCTGCAGCAGTACGCCGGCCGGCCACTGGGGGGTGCTGGCGGTGGCCGTGCGCGAGAACAAGGCCACGGTGACgctggcggtggtggtgggcgCGTTCATCGTCTGCTGGACGCCGTACTTCACCTACTTCACCGTCATGGGCCTGCTGCAGAAGGACATGCGCGACACGGCCTACTCGGTGGTGCTGTGGCTCGGCTACACCAACTCGGCGCTCAACCCCTTCCTGTACGCAGCGCTCAACCGAGACTTCCGCTCGGCCTACGGGCGGCTTCTGCACTGCCCGAGGCTCAAGCCCGTGCAGCTGGACTCGAACGtgggagcaggagaggagagaagctgggagGATGGGCCAGTGACTGGACTCAAGCATTGCTTCAGCAGGGCAGGATCCGTGCCCGGAGCTATGGTCATGATGCAGAATTTGAATGGGAGCGACGGGCCATCCCTGGGTAATGGCAATCCACTGATGATGGACACAGAGGTCACTGACGGCAATAACACATTAAG CTTGACGTCCGGCCATTGGACCAGGTCCACATCTTCACCCGGCCACCCGGAGGGTGACACCAAGCAAGACAAGTGCTTGAGATGGCTGGCAG AACCCCCACAGGGGCAGAGAGGTTGA